A genome region from Chryseobacterium sp. G0186 includes the following:
- a CDS encoding DoxX family protein encodes MKTIKFILCLLFGIMFINAGLDKFFHYNPTPQLTEAQMKIYAAFGEIGWLLPLVGAVEVIGGLLFIFPKTRALGAIIILPVLVGILIHNLYRDPSSVGISISAVLFLINIWIIFDNREKYKNLVR; translated from the coding sequence ATGAAAACCATAAAATTCATTCTCTGCCTTTTATTCGGAATCATGTTTATTAATGCAGGATTAGACAAGTTTTTTCATTACAACCCAACGCCACAACTTACTGAAGCACAAATGAAAATCTATGCCGCTTTTGGAGAAATAGGCTGGCTATTGCCCTTAGTAGGAGCTGTTGAAGTAATCGGAGGACTCTTGTTTATTTTCCCAAAAACAAGAGCATTAGGAGCCATCATTATATTGCCAGTATTGGTAGGAATCTTAATACACAATCTTTACAGAGATCCATCATCCGTAGGAATTTCAATTTCTGCGGTCTTATTCTTAATTAATATCTGGATCATTTTTGACAACAGAGAAAAATATAAAAATCTGGTTAGATAG
- a CDS encoding bacteriocin-like protein, which translates to MLKNLKKLNRANLREIQGGIGIKPCDIGPIGCPCRILPNDPCLGGGPGGGGPTGPDLGYCPDNQSYIPCTETCPSGMSPFCALP; encoded by the coding sequence ATGTTGAAAAATCTTAAAAAATTAAATCGTGCGAATTTAAGAGAAATTCAGGGTGGAATAGGTATTAAGCCTTGTGATATTGGACCTATAGGATGCCCATGTAGAATTCTTCCTAATGATCCTTGTCTGGGAGGAGGTCCTGGAGGAGGAGGCCCAACGGGGCCTGATCTAGGATACTGCCCGGATAACCAATCCTACATTCCTTGTACAGAAACCTGCCCAAGCGGAATGAGTCCTTTTTGTGCTCTTCCATAA
- the lon gene encoding endopeptidase La: MTEFEDISLEEMIGDGFEIVAEEINLSDFAETDKNSEQRIFPILPVRNMVMFPKVVIPITAGRKTSIQLLEEAQKNGDFIGVVSQKNSDLEQPTEKDIYTTGTLAKIIKIIKLPEGNITAITKGFHRFKIKKITENQPYFRAEISKLKDTKPKNQEEYEALLENVKDLALKIIELDPNIPNAANFAIKNINNNDDLLNFICTNASFPSLEKQKLLEEKSLMERANKCYELMHEDYRKLELRNQIHQKTSKDLDKQQREYFLNQQIRTIQEELGGGPESDIEDLIAKAKKKTWSQEVEEHFQKEIGRLQRQNPNSPDYNVQRNYLDFFTDLPWETYTKDVFDIAKAEKVLDKAHFGLEDIKKRILEHMAVLKLKNNMKSPILLLVGPPGVGKTSLGKSIADSLGRKYIRLSLGGLHDESEIRGHRKTYIGAMAGRILQSIKKSGTSNPVIVLDEIDKIAQGLHGDPSSALLEVLDPEQNKSFYDNFLEMGYDLSKVMFIATANSLSTIQTPLLDRTEIIQIAGYTLEEKIEIAKRHLIKKQQEENGLDIKSFKLGPAELKHIIEAHTSESGVRTLEKRIASVARWVALQTALVKEYDPKISLEKVDEILGVPRPKSLSEITGVPGVVTGLAWTSVGGDILYIESILSNGKGTLTMTGNLGTVMKESATIALEYIKAKHDELGIAQEELDKKNIHVHVPEGATPKDGPSAGIAMLTSMVSSFKNKKIKSHLAMTGEITLRGKVLPVGGIKEKLLAATRAGVKEVILCEANRKDVEEIKKDYLKNLKVHYVNRMEEVIDIAIEK; this comes from the coding sequence ATGACAGAATTTGAAGATATTAGTTTAGAAGAAATGATCGGCGACGGTTTTGAGATTGTCGCTGAAGAAATCAATCTTTCCGACTTCGCAGAGACTGATAAGAATTCCGAACAGAGAATATTCCCGATACTTCCCGTAAGAAATATGGTTATGTTTCCGAAGGTGGTAATTCCTATTACTGCAGGGAGAAAAACATCAATACAGCTTCTTGAGGAAGCCCAAAAAAACGGAGACTTTATCGGAGTTGTAAGTCAGAAGAACTCTGATCTTGAGCAACCTACCGAAAAAGATATTTATACAACCGGCACCCTGGCAAAGATTATTAAAATCATAAAGCTTCCTGAGGGTAATATTACAGCAATTACTAAAGGTTTTCACAGATTTAAGATTAAGAAGATCACTGAAAACCAGCCTTATTTCAGAGCTGAAATTTCAAAATTAAAGGATACCAAGCCTAAAAATCAGGAGGAATATGAAGCATTATTGGAAAATGTGAAAGATTTAGCTTTAAAAATTATTGAGCTTGATCCGAATATTCCCAATGCTGCCAATTTTGCCATCAAAAACATCAACAATAATGATGATCTGCTGAATTTCATCTGTACCAATGCAAGCTTTCCTTCTCTTGAAAAACAGAAATTGCTAGAGGAGAAAAGCCTTATGGAAAGAGCCAACAAGTGCTATGAACTGATGCATGAGGATTACAGAAAACTGGAGCTCAGAAACCAAATTCATCAGAAAACGTCAAAAGACCTTGATAAACAGCAAAGAGAATATTTCCTGAATCAACAGATCAGAACCATCCAGGAAGAATTGGGCGGCGGACCTGAAAGTGATATAGAAGATCTTATTGCTAAAGCAAAAAAGAAAACGTGGAGCCAGGAGGTAGAGGAACATTTCCAAAAGGAGATCGGAAGACTACAGCGTCAAAATCCTAATTCTCCGGATTATAATGTACAGAGAAACTATCTGGATTTCTTTACAGATCTTCCGTGGGAAACTTATACCAAGGATGTTTTTGATATTGCAAAGGCTGAAAAAGTCTTAGATAAAGCCCACTTTGGACTGGAAGATATCAAGAAAAGAATCTTGGAGCATATGGCTGTTTTAAAGCTGAAAAACAACATGAAGTCTCCTATTCTATTATTGGTAGGCCCTCCGGGAGTAGGTAAAACATCATTAGGAAAATCTATTGCGGATTCATTAGGCAGAAAATACATAAGATTATCTTTAGGAGGTCTTCATGATGAGAGCGAAATCCGTGGACACAGAAAAACATATATTGGTGCAATGGCTGGTAGGATTCTACAGTCCATTAAAAAATCAGGAACGTCCAATCCGGTAATTGTTTTGGATGAGATTGATAAAATTGCACAGGGACTTCACGGAGATCCAAGTTCAGCATTGCTTGAAGTTCTTGATCCTGAACAAAATAAGTCTTTTTACGATAACTTCCTTGAGATGGGTTATGACCTGTCTAAAGTAATGTTCATTGCCACAGCAAACTCCCTTTCAACGATTCAAACTCCTTTATTGGACAGAACGGAAATCATTCAGATTGCAGGATATACGCTGGAAGAAAAAATTGAGATTGCTAAAAGACACTTAATCAAGAAACAGCAGGAAGAAAATGGTCTGGATATCAAATCATTCAAACTTGGACCTGCTGAACTTAAGCATATCATTGAAGCACATACTTCTGAAAGTGGTGTAAGAACCTTGGAAAAAAGAATTGCTTCTGTTGCCAGGTGGGTAGCGCTACAGACCGCTTTAGTAAAGGAATATGATCCAAAAATCTCCCTTGAAAAAGTGGATGAGATTCTTGGGGTTCCAAGACCAAAAAGCTTATCTGAAATCACAGGTGTTCCTGGGGTAGTAACAGGTTTGGCCTGGACAAGCGTAGGTGGAGACATTCTATACATTGAAAGTATTTTAAGCAACGGAAAGGGAACTTTAACCATGACCGGAAACCTGGGAACTGTAATGAAAGAATCAGCAACCATTGCTTTAGAATATATTAAGGCAAAACACGATGAATTGGGAATTGCCCAGGAAGAGCTGGATAAGAAAAACATTCACGTTCACGTCCCTGAAGGAGCAACTCCTAAGGATGGTCCTTCTGCAGGTATAGCAATGCTTACATCTATGGTTTCTTCCTTTAAAAACAAGAAGATCAAATCACATCTTGCCATGACAGGAGAAATTACACTGAGGGGAAAAGTTCTTCCGGTAGGTGGAATTAAGGAAAAACTTCTAGCCGCAACCAGAGCAGGGGTAAAGGAGGTTATTCTTTGTGAGGCCAACAGAAAAGATGTAGAAGAAATCAAGAAAGATTACTTAAAGAACCTTAAAGTTCACTACGTCAACAGAATGGAAGAGGTCATAGACATCGCCATTGAAAAATAA
- a CDS encoding (Fe-S)-binding protein, with protein MQYIDNIIFLILLVAGFGLFAKSLQKIYRNIRLGHDINRSDRKSERWNTMARVAMGQSKMVKRPVAGILHLFVYVGFVIINIELIEIIVDGLFGTHRFLSILGHDFYNFFTATLEVLALLVIIGVVVFFIRRNFYGVKRLTMKELFGWPKHDANWILIIEFALMMAFFKMNAADFVLQQRGLLPEHGSFPISSTLLGPIFVNFSDGFLFFTEKGAWWFHFVGILFFMNYLYYSKHLHIILAFPSTWYANLEKKGKFNNLDSVTKEIKLMMDPNADPYAAPAEGGEADVPSKFGAEDIFDLNQVQLLNAYSCTECGRCTSVCPANLTGKKLSPRLILMKTRDRLEEVGKNIDKNGKFVDDGKKLLNDYITKEELWACTTCNACTDACPILLDPLSIIFEMRRFLVMEQSAAPQELNLMMTNVENNAAPWQYNQADRLNWAND; from the coding sequence ATGCAGTACATCGATAACATTATTTTCCTGATTTTATTAGTGGCGGGATTTGGACTGTTTGCCAAGAGCCTGCAAAAGATTTATAGAAATATCAGACTAGGTCACGATATCAATAGAAGCGACAGAAAATCTGAGCGCTGGAATACCATGGCAAGAGTAGCCATGGGACAGAGTAAAATGGTTAAACGTCCTGTTGCTGGTATCTTACACCTTTTTGTATATGTAGGTTTTGTTATTATTAATATTGAGCTTATCGAAATTATTGTTGATGGATTGTTCGGTACCCACCGTTTTCTTTCCATTTTAGGACATGATTTTTATAATTTCTTTACAGCAACATTAGAAGTCTTGGCACTTCTTGTGATCATTGGTGTAGTTGTGTTTTTCATCAGAAGAAATTTTTATGGCGTTAAAAGATTAACCATGAAAGAACTTTTCGGATGGCCAAAGCATGATGCTAACTGGATTCTTATCATTGAGTTTGCCTTAATGATGGCTTTCTTTAAAATGAATGCCGCCGATTTTGTACTGCAACAAAGAGGTTTACTTCCTGAACATGGTAGCTTTCCGATTAGCTCTACGCTCTTAGGACCTATTTTTGTTAATTTTAGTGACGGATTTTTATTCTTTACAGAAAAAGGTGCCTGGTGGTTCCACTTTGTAGGAATTCTTTTCTTCATGAACTATCTTTACTATTCAAAGCATTTACATATTATTCTTGCTTTTCCAAGTACATGGTATGCCAACCTTGAGAAAAAAGGAAAATTCAATAACCTTGATTCTGTAACTAAGGAAATCAAATTAATGATGGACCCTAATGCTGACCCCTATGCCGCTCCGGCAGAGGGAGGTGAGGCTGATGTTCCTTCTAAATTTGGTGCAGAAGATATTTTTGACCTTAATCAGGTACAATTGCTTAATGCTTATTCTTGTACAGAATGCGGACGTTGTACTTCCGTTTGCCCGGCTAACCTTACCGGTAAAAAGCTTTCTCCAAGATTAATCCTGATGAAGACCAGAGACCGATTGGAAGAAGTAGGGAAAAATATAGACAAAAACGGAAAATTTGTTGATGACGGCAAAAAACTGTTGAACGATTATATTACAAAAGAAGAACTTTGGGCTTGTACTACATGTAACGCATGTACAGATGCTTGTCCTATACTGTTGGATCCATTGTCCATTATCTTTGAAATGAGGAGATTCCTGGTCATGGAACAGTCTGCTGCACCACAGGAATTGAACCTGATGATGACGAATGTAGAAAATAATGCTGCTCCTTGGCAGTACAATCAGGCTGACCGTCTGAACTGGGCTAATGATTAA
- a CDS encoding acyl-CoA dehydrogenase family protein, with translation MSNTFSKIRNAIGLFTSIDFDQLSTISQKVDLPKLMHNFSKLDDKQLSGLMKMLDPDKKKKELPPIDGDFYDIYHTLTPEQREIQLKVRAFMEKEVKPLVNHYWLRDEFPFELIPKFQKLDICGVTYDGYGCPGMPFLMEGVIAMEMARIDASIATFFGVQSGLAMGSIYICGSEEQKQKWLPQMQKFEKIGAFGLTEPEVGSGAAGGLTVTCKKTEEGWLLNGQKKWIGNATFADLVIIWARDLDSGEVKGFIVEKDNPGYSVEKIKGKMALRIVQNGLITLKDCLITEENRLQNANSFKDTGKVLRMTRAGVAWMATGCARGAYESALAYTRTREQFGKPIASFQMIQGHLVEMLSNLTAMQTMVFRLSEMQDEGILKDEHASLAKVFCTLRTRDIVSRAREVMGGNGILLEYDVARFVADSEAIYSYEGTKEINSLIVGRSITGFSAFV, from the coding sequence ATGTCAAATACCTTTTCCAAAATCAGAAACGCAATAGGATTGTTTACCTCTATAGATTTTGATCAGTTAAGTACGATCTCTCAAAAAGTAGATCTGCCAAAATTGATGCATAATTTTTCAAAACTGGATGATAAACAGCTGTCAGGACTTATGAAAATGCTTGATCCTGATAAGAAAAAGAAAGAACTTCCTCCCATTGATGGTGACTTTTACGATATCTACCACACCCTGACTCCTGAACAGCGAGAAATTCAGCTTAAAGTGAGAGCCTTTATGGAGAAAGAAGTAAAGCCTTTAGTGAATCATTATTGGCTCAGAGATGAGTTTCCTTTTGAATTAATCCCGAAATTCCAGAAGCTGGATATTTGTGGAGTTACTTACGATGGCTATGGATGCCCGGGAATGCCTTTTCTGATGGAGGGGGTTATTGCTATGGAAATGGCCAGAATTGATGCTTCTATTGCTACTTTTTTTGGAGTACAGTCTGGGTTGGCAATGGGGTCTATCTATATTTGTGGTTCAGAAGAACAAAAACAAAAATGGCTTCCGCAGATGCAGAAGTTTGAAAAAATAGGAGCCTTTGGATTAACGGAACCCGAAGTTGGCTCCGGAGCGGCAGGAGGTTTAACAGTGACCTGTAAAAAAACAGAAGAGGGATGGCTTTTGAACGGACAGAAAAAATGGATTGGCAATGCCACCTTTGCAGATCTTGTTATTATCTGGGCACGGGATCTAGATAGTGGAGAGGTAAAGGGTTTTATTGTTGAAAAAGATAATCCCGGATATTCTGTAGAGAAAATAAAAGGAAAAATGGCACTCCGAATCGTTCAAAACGGATTGATTACCCTGAAAGATTGCTTGATTACAGAAGAAAATCGTTTACAAAACGCTAATTCATTTAAAGATACGGGAAAAGTGCTGCGAATGACAAGGGCAGGAGTAGCCTGGATGGCAACCGGATGCGCCAGAGGAGCCTATGAAAGTGCATTGGCATATACCCGAACAAGAGAACAATTCGGAAAGCCTATTGCTTCATTTCAAATGATTCAGGGGCATTTGGTGGAAATGTTATCTAACCTTACAGCTATGCAGACGATGGTTTTCAGGCTGTCTGAAATGCAGGATGAAGGAATTCTAAAGGATGAACACGCTTCATTGGCCAAGGTTTTCTGTACTTTGAGAACAAGGGATATTGTTTCCAGAGCAAGAGAAGTAATGGGTGGAAACGGTATTTTACTGGAATATGATGTGGCCCGATTTGTGGCAGATTCTGAAGCTATTTATTCTTATGAAGGAACAAAAGAGATTAATTCGCTCATCGTAGGACGATCGATTACAGGGTTCAGTGCATTTGTATAG
- a CDS encoding MlaD family protein, translating to MKFSKEIKAGVITLLAIVGFVLLFQFMKGKSLFTTDNIFYAKYDNVEGLAQSAAVSINGLKVGQVDKIIPQTAKDGKISFVVKITVDNKFEFSKNSTLEIFEPGLMSGKEMRVNLVYGGTQAKDGDTLMGAFKLGMMGSLSSQVGPVKDQLQVVLHRVDSLMANANLLVDAQNRAEIKALLSNLNKTVGALETTAGSVNNLVGHNDPKLQKVLDDASLTMQSGKVTLDKYGNLAQSIDTKQLNATIANLDATVGKLNQVIGGIDKGEGSLGKLMKDEQLYNNLNSASSNLNSLIEDMKANPKRYINFSVFGKNNKD from the coding sequence GTGAAGTTCAGTAAAGAAATAAAAGCTGGTGTGATTACACTTCTAGCTATCGTAGGCTTTGTGTTGTTGTTTCAATTTATGAAAGGGAAGAGCCTTTTTACTACCGACAATATATTTTATGCGAAATATGACAATGTAGAAGGCCTTGCGCAATCTGCAGCAGTTTCCATTAACGGTCTTAAAGTGGGGCAGGTTGATAAAATTATTCCTCAAACAGCAAAAGACGGTAAAATTAGTTTCGTTGTAAAAATTACAGTTGACAACAAATTCGAATTTTCAAAAAACTCAACTCTTGAAATTTTTGAACCAGGATTAATGTCTGGTAAAGAAATGAGAGTGAATCTTGTGTATGGAGGAACTCAGGCAAAAGATGGAGATACCCTAATGGGTGCATTTAAACTAGGAATGATGGGAAGTCTTTCTTCTCAGGTTGGTCCTGTTAAAGATCAACTACAGGTTGTGTTGCACAGGGTAGATTCTCTAATGGCTAACGCTAACCTACTCGTAGATGCACAAAACAGAGCTGAAATCAAAGCTTTATTATCCAACCTTAATAAGACAGTAGGAGCACTGGAAACTACAGCAGGAAGTGTAAACAACCTTGTGGGGCATAATGATCCTAAACTTCAAAAGGTATTGGATGATGCAAGTCTTACTATGCAAAGTGGAAAAGTAACGTTGGATAAATATGGAAATCTTGCACAGAGCATTGATACCAAACAATTGAATGCAACCATTGCCAATCTTGATGCTACCGTAGGAAAACTAAATCAGGTGATTGGAGGAATAGATAAAGGTGAGGGAAGCTTAGGAAAGCTGATGAAGGATGAACAACTTTACAATAATCTGAATTCTGCATCTTCCAATTTGAATTCATTGATTGAAGATATGAAAGCGAACCCTAAGAGATATATCAATTTCTCAGTTTTCGGTAAAAATAATAAAGACTAA
- a CDS encoding peptidylprolyl isomerase has translation MAILGQIRSKPWLLMGVIALALLAFLVNPDSIDKVFGKNPDVLGKVNGEKVTREEFNDQLFVLQQQAEQQGRPKNGLEEQAWQLLVQSKLIKQQFEKLGFEMTDDYFWNQIQYDQMFAQNQQFFDEKGNFKTQELKKEIETLQNTNPQGYAQWLKTKKTIEYRLMARQVFSNISAGITTGKKEAEELMKERDQLADIDFVKVDYAAYLQKTKINVSTEDLANYIKQHPVMFKAEPSRNLGIVFFPSKPSATDDAAALKEITKLYSGGTDASGGTENFQNTKNDSMFVMANSDMPFNPQYVKPTQLPATIQGQIAAAAIGQTFGPYKEQNFYVVSKLVGKKTSDSTLSRHILIAFKGSPAGEGVSRSKEQAKKLADSIGAVVKATPAKFTEFLKLSNDPNSAAQGGSLGWTTPETPFVPEFLAYLANNPKGATGVVETQFGYHIINIEDKKSGSMGYQVANLVKEIKPSDATEAETDKNARKFIQQVQGKSFNDFVNIAKKGNYQFSNPKAAKRFEGQLQGLGTEKDGEILTWAFDKKRSKGDTEFFTVDGTGDKIVVYLNGKQEAGLADPESVRDQIEVIVKNKLAAKQISDKIAGAKASNLDQIAKLFATSKQTAQVNILNPSVAGAMEPKVAGAAFGVAKGKLSNPIEGGTGVFVLIKKSETVNKQPGDLKQFTESITQRNAGMFGQAWLKSLQDNSDIEDYRIEIWNKLGNQQQ, from the coding sequence ATGGCAATTTTAGGACAGATTAGGAGTAAGCCTTGGCTTTTAATGGGAGTAATAGCCTTAGCGCTTTTGGCGTTCTTGGTGAACCCGGATAGTATCGACAAGGTTTTTGGTAAGAATCCTGACGTTTTAGGAAAAGTAAACGGTGAGAAAGTCACCCGCGAAGAGTTTAATGATCAACTTTTCGTGCTGCAACAACAGGCAGAGCAACAAGGTCGTCCGAAAAACGGTCTTGAAGAGCAGGCTTGGCAGTTACTTGTACAATCTAAGCTTATCAAGCAACAGTTTGAGAAATTGGGCTTTGAAATGACTGATGATTACTTCTGGAACCAAATCCAGTATGATCAGATGTTTGCCCAAAATCAACAGTTCTTTGATGAGAAAGGTAACTTTAAAACTCAAGAGCTTAAAAAAGAAATCGAAACATTACAAAACACCAATCCTCAAGGATATGCTCAGTGGTTGAAAACTAAAAAGACAATTGAGTACAGATTGATGGCAAGACAGGTGTTTTCCAATATTTCAGCAGGAATCACTACAGGTAAAAAAGAAGCTGAAGAATTGATGAAAGAAAGAGATCAGCTTGCTGATATCGATTTTGTAAAGGTAGACTATGCAGCATATCTTCAGAAAACGAAGATCAATGTTTCTACAGAAGATCTTGCAAACTACATCAAGCAGCATCCGGTAATGTTCAAGGCTGAGCCTAGCAGAAATCTTGGTATTGTATTTTTCCCTTCCAAGCCAAGTGCAACAGATGATGCAGCAGCTTTAAAGGAAATTACAAAATTATATTCCGGAGGTACAGATGCTAGCGGAGGTACAGAAAACTTCCAAAATACAAAGAATGACTCTATGTTTGTTATGGCAAACTCAGATATGCCATTCAATCCTCAGTATGTGAAGCCTACACAATTGCCTGCAACCATACAAGGTCAGATTGCTGCTGCAGCAATAGGACAAACATTTGGACCTTACAAAGAACAAAACTTCTATGTAGTTTCTAAGTTAGTTGGTAAAAAAACTTCAGATTCTACGTTGTCAAGACATATTCTGATTGCTTTCAAAGGAAGTCCTGCGGGAGAGGGGGTGTCAAGATCTAAAGAGCAGGCTAAGAAATTAGCAGACTCTATTGGAGCAGTTGTAAAAGCAACCCCTGCTAAATTTACAGAATTCCTTAAGCTTTCAAACGATCCAAACTCTGCAGCACAAGGTGGTAGCTTAGGATGGACAACTCCAGAAACGCCTTTCGTTCCGGAATTTCTTGCTTATTTAGCAAACAATCCTAAAGGAGCAACAGGAGTCGTAGAAACACAATTTGGATACCATATCATCAATATTGAGGATAAAAAATCCGGATCAATGGGGTATCAGGTAGCGAATCTTGTAAAAGAGATCAAGCCTTCAGATGCTACAGAAGCTGAAACAGATAAAAATGCTAGAAAATTCATCCAGCAGGTTCAAGGGAAATCATTCAACGATTTTGTGAATATTGCTAAAAAAGGAAACTATCAGTTTTCTAATCCTAAAGCTGCAAAAAGATTTGAAGGACAGCTTCAGGGCTTAGGAACAGAAAAAGATGGCGAGATCTTAACTTGGGCTTTCGATAAGAAAAGATCTAAAGGAGATACAGAATTCTTTACTGTTGACGGAACTGGTGATAAAATTGTAGTATATCTGAACGGAAAACAAGAAGCAGGTCTTGCAGATCCTGAATCTGTAAGAGATCAAATTGAAGTTATTGTTAAAAATAAATTGGCAGCAAAACAAATTTCTGATAAAATTGCAGGAGCAAAAGCTTCAAACCTAGATCAGATTGCTAAATTATTTGCTACTTCAAAACAAACTGCTCAGGTAAATATATTAAACCCTTCAGTAGCTGGAGCTATGGAGCCTAAAGTTGCCGGTGCAGCATTCGGTGTAGCAAAAGGAAAACTTTCTAATCCAATTGAAGGGGGAACAGGGGTTTTTGTATTGATCAAAAAATCAGAGACAGTAAACAAACAACCTGGTGATCTTAAGCAGTTCACGGAGTCTATTACTCAGAGAAATGCAGGAATGTTCGGACAGGCTTGGTTAAAGAGTCTTCAGGATAATTCAGATATCGAAGATTATAGAATTGAGATCTGGAACAAGCTGGGAAATCAGCAACAATAA
- a CDS encoding (Fe-S)-binding protein encodes MQIKTMAEYAAEGKAPEVLFWVGCAGSFDDRAKKITKAFCKILNKIGVEFAVLGQEESCTGDPAKRAGNEFVFQMMALTNIEVLNAYEVKKIVTACPHCFNTLKNEYPSLGGHFDVVHHTQFLKTLMEEGRLKIEGGAFKGKKITFHDPCYLGRANDEYEAPRLLLEKLDAELVEMKRCKTNGLCCGAGGAQMFKEPEKGNKDINIERTEEALSFEPKVIATGCPFCNTMMTDGVKHFNKNEEVAVKDIVELLAEAEDL; translated from the coding sequence ATGCAAATTAAAACAATGGCAGAATATGCTGCTGAAGGAAAAGCCCCGGAAGTTTTATTTTGGGTTGGATGTGCGGGAAGTTTTGATGACCGTGCTAAAAAAATTACAAAAGCATTTTGCAAGATATTAAATAAGATAGGAGTTGAATTTGCAGTTCTGGGACAGGAAGAAAGCTGTACTGGTGATCCTGCAAAAAGAGCCGGAAACGAATTTGTTTTCCAGATGATGGCCCTTACTAATATTGAAGTCCTGAATGCTTACGAAGTGAAAAAAATCGTGACAGCTTGTCCGCACTGCTTCAATACCCTTAAAAATGAATATCCAAGCCTAGGTGGTCACTTTGATGTGGTTCACCATACTCAATTCCTTAAAACATTAATGGAGGAGGGTAGACTAAAGATAGAAGGTGGAGCATTCAAAGGGAAGAAGATCACTTTCCATGATCCATGTTATCTTGGAAGAGCGAATGATGAATATGAAGCGCCAAGATTATTGCTTGAAAAGCTTGATGCAGAGCTTGTAGAAATGAAGCGTTGCAAAACAAACGGACTTTGCTGTGGAGCAGGAGGTGCACAGATGTTCAAAGAGCCTGAAAAAGGGAATAAAGACATCAATATTGAAAGAACCGAGGAAGCTCTTTCTTTTGAACCTAAAGTAATTGCTACCGGATGCCCTTTCTGTAATACCATGATGACAGACGGAGTAAAGCACTTCAATAAGAACGAAGAGGTTGCGGTAAAAGATATTGTAGAACTTCTTGCAGAGGCAGAAGACTTGTAA
- a CDS encoding AI-2E family transporter, with amino-acid sequence MNFLRLPFLVKLTLVVVSIIGLGYLLALGQTILAPFFLAFLMAMLFLPAATFMERRLRFPRSMSTMTSVFIMLMILSGIIYFFTNQLSDFSKDLPHLREQFTTVFNSLQHWVSKTFNVKVDEQVDYINQGLNKLLSSSGAILGFTFGIFSTGFGFIIFFTLFFIFILNYRRILNRFIVTVFSERHKSSVQEAVNEIRIMTKKYIFGLFLQVIIVSILTSILLTILGVKYAILLGVLTGLLNVIPYLGIFISLLISCFIAFATSTPSTCIYVALGYIAVHAVDGNIVLPFVVGSKVKINALFSFVGILLGEHLWGIAGMFLCIPAIAIIKIICERVDDLRPWGKLLGEEEKPNKKKKSYKISKNITLKEMD; translated from the coding sequence ATGAACTTTCTCAGACTTCCTTTCCTTGTTAAGCTTACGCTCGTTGTAGTTTCCATCATCGGGCTTGGTTATCTTTTAGCCTTAGGACAGACTATTTTAGCTCCGTTTTTTCTTGCTTTCCTGATGGCAATGCTATTTTTACCGGCAGCTACTTTCATGGAAAGAAGATTAAGGTTCCCAAGATCCATGTCAACGATGACCTCTGTTTTCATCATGTTGATGATTTTAAGCGGAATCATCTACTTCTTTACCAATCAGTTATCAGATTTCAGTAAAGATCTGCCCCATCTCAGAGAGCAGTTTACCACCGTATTCAATAGTCTTCAACACTGGGTTTCCAAAACATTCAATGTAAAAGTAGACGAACAGGTAGATTACATCAATCAGGGATTAAATAAGCTTCTGTCTTCATCAGGAGCTATTCTGGGCTTCACATTTGGGATATTTTCAACGGGATTTGGCTTTATTATATTCTTCACTTTATTTTTTATCTTTATTTTAAATTACAGAAGAATTTTAAATAGATTTATTGTTACTGTTTTTAGTGAAAGACATAAATCAAGTGTACAGGAAGCAGTGAATGAAATTCGAATCATGACCAAGAAATATATCTTCGGACTATTTCTTCAGGTTATTATTGTATCTATTCTTACATCAATCCTCCTTACTATTCTGGGAGTTAAATACGCCATTCTTTTGGGTGTATTAACGGGTTTACTCAATGTAATTCCTTATCTGGGAATCTTTATCTCCTTATTGATTTCCTGTTTTATTGCATTTGCAACCTCTACTCCGTCAACCTGTATCTATGTGGCATTGGGATATATCGCCGTGCATGCTGTAGATGGAAATATTGTACTGCCATTCGTTGTTGGTTCAAAGGTAAAGATCAACGCCTTATTTTCATTTGTGGGAATTCTTTTGGGGGAACATCTTTGGGGAATCGCAGGAATGTTTCTTTGTATACCGGCTATAGCCATCATTAAGATTATCTGTGAAAGAGTGGATGACCTGAGGCCTTGGGGTAAATTACTTGGTGAAGAGGAAAAACCAAATAAAAAGAAGAAGAGTTATAAAATTTCAAAGAATATCACTTTGAAAGAAATGGACTAG